From one Larimichthys crocea isolate SSNF chromosome XVIII, L_crocea_2.0, whole genome shotgun sequence genomic stretch:
- the LOC104934111 gene encoding helix-loop-helix protein 2: MCKDLSSLKDTSMMLSPDQVRVGSDPPWEQTDTETLLDTLPEEPAGGEGKARSVHVPALSREEKRKRRRATAKYRSAHATRERVRVVAFNVAFAELRKLLPTLPPDKKLSKIEILRLAICYISYLNHVLDV; the protein is encoded by the exons atgtgcAAG GATCTTTCCAGTCTGAAGGACACAAGCATGATGCTCAGTCCCGACCAGGTCCGGGTCGGGTCCGATCCACCTTGGGAGCAAACGGACACTGAGACCCTTCTGGACACTTTGCCAGAGGAACCTGCGGGTGGAGAGGGCAAAGCGCGCTCCGTGCACGTCCCCGCTCTcagcagggaggagaagaggaagaggaggcgcGCCACAGCCAAATACCGATCCGCGCACGCCACCAGGGAGAGGGTCCGCGTGGTGGCCTTCAACGTGGCCTTTGCGGAGCTGAGAAAACTGCTGCCGACGCTCCCACCAGACAAGAAGCTGTCCAAGATCGAGATCCTGAGACTCGCGATTTGTTACATCTCATATCTGAACCACGTGCTGGATGTTTAG
- the LOC104934109 gene encoding NAD(P)H dehydrogenase [quinone] 1, with the protein MAAKKVLIVYAHQSSGSFNAAAKDAAVEVLKAKDYAVEVSDLYAMKFKATATAEDITGDVKNADHFCYAEETKLAWEAGKLSADITEEQRKLKEADLVILQFPMYWFTLPAIMKGWIDRVLTLGFAFSNEKRYSQGIFKDKKAMLSFTTGSQESMFSANGVNGDMNVTLWPLQHGILHYCGFQVLAPQIFWAPSHVTSEVRGTMLENWRKRLDGVMGEEPLSFTPLDCFDGEKGFQLKPEVCEKHATKEFGLTVGIHLGKPLPPNNQMKAGV; encoded by the exons ATGG CTGCAAAGAAAGTGTTGATCGTGTACGCCCACCAGAGTTCTGGCTCATTCAATGCTGCAGCCAAAGATGCTGCTGTGGAAGTGTTAAAAGCTAAGGACTATGCTGTCGAAGTATCGGACCTGTATGCCATGAAGTTTAAAGCCACTGCTACTGCAGAGGACATCACTG GGGATGTTAAGAATGCTGATCACTTCTGTTATGCGGAGGAAACCAAACTGGCATGGGAAGCAGGAAAACTCTCTGCTGATATCACTGAAGAACAACGGAAACTCAAAGAGGCAGACCTCGTCATCTTGCAG TTTCCCATGTACTGGTTCACCCTTCCTGCCATCATGAAGGGCTGGATTGACCGGGTGCTCACACTGGGATTTGCTTTCTCAAACGAGAAGCGATACAGCCAGGGGATCTTTAAG GACAAGAAAGCCATGCTGTCCTTTACCACTGGGTCTCAGGAGTCCATGTTCAGTGCAAATGGCGTTAATGGAGACATGAATGTCACATTGTGGCCACTGCAG CATGGCATCCTGCACTACTGTGGCTTCCAGGTTCTGGCCCCTCAGATCTTCTGGGCTCCATCTCATGTTACTTCCGAGGTGCGCGGCACCATGCTGGAGAACTGGCGTAAAAGACTGGACGGCGTCATGGGAGAAGAACCGCTTTCCTTCACTCCTCTGGACTGCTTTGATGGAGAGAAGGGTTTCCAGCTGAAGCCTGAGGTCTGTGAAAAACATGCCACCAAGGAGTTTGGCTTGACAGTGGGAATCCACCTGGGCAAGCCGCTACCTCCAAACAACCAGATGAAAGCTGGAGTCTAA